In Solanum pennellii chromosome 7, SPENNV200, the following are encoded in one genomic region:
- the LOC114077848 gene encoding uncharacterized protein LOC114077848, which translates to MSYLLFYVDDILMIASSDELRQSIISLLSLEFFMKDLGHLSYFMRIAVDCHACGLFLSQKKCVDEIIGQVDLSSCKPSPTPIDTKTKLNATTSKPFEDLSLYRSPSGALQYLTFMRSDITYVVQQVCLFIHDPRDEHMHALKHILRYIQGTMDFGLHLYPSSSPTLISYTYVDWCGCLDTRRSISGYCVFLGDNLISWSAIRQATLSRSSAKTEYRGVANVISESCWLRILLLELHFPIQQATLVYYDNVIAIYLAGNIAQNQCTKHIEMDIHFVR; encoded by the coding sequence ATGtcatatcttttattttatgtagatgatatcctTATGATTGCTTCCTCTGATGAGCTCCGTCAATCTATCATATCCCTTCTTAGCTTGGAATTTTTTATGAAGGACTTGGGCCATTTGAGCTATTTCATGCGCATTGCAGTCGATTGTCATGCATGTGGTTTATTTTTATCCCAAAAGAAATGTGTTGATGAGATCATTGGACAAGTTGACTTGTCATCGTGTAAGCCATCTCCTACTCCGATTGATACAAAAACGAAGCTCAATGCTACTACGAGCAAACCTTTTGAGGATCTATCTCTTTATAGGAGTCCTTCAGGGGCACTTCAGTACCTTACATTCATGAGATCCGATATTACGTATGTTGTGCAACAAGTATGCTTATTCATTCATGACCCGAGGGATGAGCACATGCACGCTCTTAAGCACATTTTGCGCTACATACAAGGTACTATGGATTTTGGTCTTCACCTTTATCCATCTTCCTCACCCACTCTTATTTCATATACTTATGTTGATTGGTGTGGATGCCTTGATACACGACGTTCAATATCGGGTTACTGTGTCTTTCTGGGTGATAACTTGATCTCTTGGTCCGCTATACGTCAGGCTACTTTATCCCGTTCTAGTGCAAAGACAGAATATCGAGGGGTTGCCAATGTTATTTCTGAATCATGTTGGTTGCGAATCTTGCTTTTGGAACTTCATTTTCCTATTCAACAGGCTACATTGGTGTATTATGATAATGTTATTGCCATATATCTTGCTGGTAATATTGCTCAGAATCAATGCACTAAGCATATTGAGATGGATATACATTTCGTACGGTAA
- the LOC107024821 gene encoding uncharacterized protein LOC107024821 has translation MLTLEEADLAKKATHNSSSLLVARDSNVSHDISDHSSSNRNANGGKRNKKHNNNEEKHHNNNGLRGGGKGGTCSRGKAGGGGHMGSSKNCDDEQQPAGQHPPINAPWSGAQLWPWMAPWAIPSCPYPSNSWAKPNYRQQQKPHPGILGPKPQKAYTAAPTPSNIEAAIHTLGITSPDANWYIYNVSTSHMTSAQGFLDMEASNEV, from the exons ATGCTCACTCTTGAAGAGGCCGACCTTGCTAAGAAGGCGACACATAACTCCTCATCCCTCCTAGTTGCTCGTGATTCGAATGTCTCTCATGATATTTCTGATCATTCCTCTTCAAATCGCAATGCCAATGGTGGgaagagaaacaaaaaacacaacaataatgaagaaaaacatCACAACAATAATGGTCTTCGTGGAGGCGGCAAGGGTGGTACCTGTAGTAGGGGTAAGGCCGGAGGTGGTGGTCATATGGGCAGCAGCAAGAACTGCGACGATGAGCAGCAACCAGCAGGTCAACATCCTCCGATCAATGCTCCATGGTCTGGCGCCCAGTTGTGGCCCTGGATGGCACCTTGGGCTATACCTTCTTGTCCATATCCTTCAAATTCATGGGCCAAGCCCAATTATAGACAACAGCAGAAACCGCACCCTGGTATACTTGGGCCCAAACCCCAGAAGGCCTACACAGCAGCTCCAACTCCAAGCAACATTGAAGCCGCAATTCATACTCTTGGTATCACTTCTCCGGATGCGAATTGGTACATTTACAACGTTTCCACTTCTCACATGACATCCGCACAAG GATTTTTGGATATGGAGGCCAGCAATGAGGTGTGA